Sequence from the bacterium genome:
AAGATGCCACCCAATGCTTTATAATACCAGGCGCTGATCTCCCCGAACATGACGTGATTCAAAGAGATGTCCTCCTCCGCATCCAAGGACCAGTTTTCCGGGAACGTAGTCGCCCCATTGACGATCCACCATCCCCAGGAGGGAAAGCTCTCCTGCGACGCCACCTGATAGGCCAGGTCTGCGTAGCCGTTTTCGCTCAATGCGTTTAGAATGGCTTTGCTGCCGAGCATCCCCACGTCCACATGTCGGTTGTCCGCGATCACCCGGTCGCTGAGGTTTTTCGCCACCCGGTCGATCAACTCTTCGGGCACAATCCCCCATTTCAGGGCGCAGCTCAATTCGGTCTGCAGTCCGCTGCCGTAGAGGCCGGTCCGGCGGTCCAGATATTTGGTGTTGATGGCGTTTTTGATTTTCTCCGCCAGCGCGGTGTATCGCTTGGCATCGGCCTGTTTGCCCAGCAATCCCGCCGCTTTGGCGAGGATGTTGGCGTCCACATAGTAATAGATGGATGAGGTGAACTCTTTGGGCGATTTTGATTTCACCGGAATCCAGTCGCCCAGGCCCCAGTCGGTGATGCCGCTGGGATAGAGTTCATCGATGTGATCGACATACCGCTTGATGTTTTCGTAACAGTTTGCCAGCAGGCGGATATCGCCGTAAAAGAGATAGACGTTCCACGGTATGATGGCGATGGTGCTGGTCCAATCCGGACCGTTGGCCCAGTGATAGCCCCAGCCGTTGCTGGGAATGATGGCCGCCAGCACGCCGTTGGGCTGCTGTTCATCGCGGTGGTCAGCCAACCACTTTTCATACACCGTGATGGCGTCAAAGTTGTACAGCCCGGTTTCACTGTTGACATGGGCGTCGCCGGTCCAACCGTTTTTTTCGCGTTGTGGACAGTCGGTGGGATAGCCGAACAGATTGGAGAGATAGGAGGCGTTCACCGCTTTCCAGATTTTGTTCAGCAACGGACTCGCCGATTGAATGGCGCCGACAGCCGGAACATCGCTGTGCATGAAATAGGCGGTAAGACTTTTTAAGGTCAGGGTTAAGGGCCTGTCGCTGGTCACCTCCACATACTGAAATCCTTTGTAATTGAAACGGGGCATAAAGGATTCTTCGCCTTTTCCACTTAAAATAAAGAGATCCGTCTGAAAGGGGTCCTGGTCGTCTGTAGGCCGGTAATGGACCTCGATGTTGGACAGGTCGGCCCGGCCTTGGCTGTTCAGGCGTTCGGTGTGTTTCAAGCGCAGCGTTGTGCCTGCAGGTCCGCTGACTCGGATCCGGGTCACGCCGGCGAGGTTCCTGCCAAAGTTGTAAAGCCAGGTGCGTTCATCCTGCTGGATCATATCGACGGCGTGAATCTCTTCCACATTGCGGATCGGTTGCAGCGCTTGGCCGATGATATAGTTGGAAGGGGCATTGGTCCTCAGGATCGTTTTCCACTGAGCATCGTCAAACCCGGCTCGGTTCCAGCCCGGTTGTTCCTGGCGCGCATCATAATGCTCCGCCGTATAGATGCTGTTAAAGATGATCGGGCTCAGAGAGGTTTTCCACTGATTGTTCGAGCGGATGATCTCTGTCGATCCATCTGTGTATTGAATGCGCAGGTCGAGACAGAATTTGGGGCGGCTGCGCCAGGGCGCCTTGTCGAACAGCCACACCGCGGTGGACTGATGGTTGTACCAGCCGTTGCCCAGCAGCACACCCACCACGTTTTCGCCGTAGGTCAGATGCTCCGTCACATCGTGGGTGACGTACAGCGTTCGGCGGTCAAAACGTGTGTACATTGGGTCAAGCCGCTGGTCGCCGATCTTTTCG
This genomic interval carries:
- a CDS encoding family 78 glycoside hydrolase catalytic domain — translated: MRSSLLLATPLLLACLTAAGYAGQQLIGNLKCEYLVNPIGIDERNPRLCWQMHSSRPGARQQGFQIFVATNAEKAAAAIGDVWDSGKQSGDLVPVVYQGPPLMPFTRYHWAVKIQDETGVWSDVSPIAFFETGMMDSRNWKGDWITDTQDYSLKPAPYFRHAFNLDKKIQSARVYIAVAGLYELYVNGEKIGDQRLDPMYTRFDRRTLYVTHDVTEHLTYGENVVGVLLGNGWYNHQSTAVWLFDKAPWRSRPKFCLDLRIQYTDGSTEIIRSNNQWKTSLSPIIFNSIYTAEHYDARQEQPGWNRAGFDDAQWKTILRTNAPSNYIIGQALQPIRNVEEIHAVDMIQQDERTWLYNFGRNLAGVTRIRVSGPAGTTLRLKHTERLNSQGRADLSNIEVHYRPTDDQDPFQTDLFILSGKGEESFMPRFNYKGFQYVEVTSDRPLTLTLKSLTAYFMHSDVPAVGAIQSASPLLNKIWKAVNASYLSNLFGYPTDCPQREKNGWTGDAHVNSETGLYNFDAITVYEKWLADHRDEQQPNGVLAAIIPSNGWGYHWANGPDWTSTIAIIPWNVYLFYGDIRLLANCYENIKRYVDHIDELYPSGITDWGLGDWIPVKSKSPKEFTSSIYYYVDANILAKAAGLLGKQADAKRYTALAEKIKNAINTKYLDRRTGLYGSGLQTELSCALKWGIVPEELIDRVAKNLSDRVIADNRHVDVGMLGSKAILNALSENGYADLAYQVASQESFPSWGWWIVNGATTFPENWSLDAEEDISLNHVMFGEISAWYYKALGGILPDEHQPGFKRILLKPNFVAGLDHFEAMHEGPYGTICSAWKKSGKMVEYTVAIPANSYALLQVRAREIRENGKPVGKNPQIKMQEQKDGMIHLALAAGSYTFQIKQ